The Bacteroidia bacterium genome segment TCCCGATGAACAATCATTGTGGTGTGTCCTCCGGCCTCTAGTTCCGCCATTTTCTTATCAAGTTCACGGGGGATATCCTCTCCCGTCAATTCCTTGAATAGTCTGCGGTTACCGATATGAACGATTTGACCTTGAAGCTGAGCTTTTATCCCTCGAGCGGTCAAGGCCTCCAGATTCTGCGCTTCGGGAATTTCTTTATCTGCTAATTCTTTTTTGCCCCCTTCAATAATAGCCGAAGCCAGGGGATGGTCGCTTAATTCTTCCACAGCTATAGCTACTGTCAGTAACTCTTCCTTCGGGATTTCTCTATAGGGAATTGCATTCGTCAATCTGGGTTTTCCTTCAGTCAGAGTTCCTGTTTTATCAAAAGCGACAGCACTCAAACTGCCGAGGTCTTCCAATGGGCGACCTCCTTTGATGAGTACTCCTTGTCTGGCAGCTCGTGCAACACCCGCCAATACTGCACTTGGAGTTGAAATCGCCAGGGCGCAGGGAGAAGCTGCTACCAAAACGGCCATGGCCCGGTAAAAACTTTCAGCAAATGTTTCATCCAGCACCAGAAAGGCAAAGAGTAACAAAACTACCAAACCCAATACAGCTGGAACAAAGTATCGTTCAAATTTATCTGTCAGTTGCTGAGTCGGTGATTTTTGCGTTTCTGCTTCTTTGACTAGCGTGATCAAACGGGATAAGGTGCTGTCTTTGGCTAATTTTAACACTTTTATTTCCAGGGCAGAACTCCCATTAATGGTTCCTGCAAAAGCGCGGTTTTCAGCAGGTAGGGTAATGAGGTCATAATTCGCATTCGGATTATCTACTGGACGTTTGTCTACCGGCATACTTTCACCGGTAATGGGTGCCTGATTGACTGCACTAGTCCCTTTAATGATAACTCCATCAGCCGCAATTTTGGTATTGGGTTTAACGACAATAATATCCCCTAAGGCTAATTCGTCCACACTGACCTCTACTGTTTCTCCATTACGCTT includes the following:
- a CDS encoding heavy metal translocating P-type ATPase; the encoded protein is KRNGETVEVSVDELALGDIIVVKPNTKIAADGVIIKGTSAVNQAPITGESMPVDKRPVDNPNANYDLITLPAENRAFAGTINGSSALEIKVLKLAKDSTLSRLITLVKEAETQKSPTQQLTDKFERYFVPAVLGLVVLLLFAFLVLDETFAESFYRAMAVLVAASPCALAISTPSAVLAGVARAARQGVLIKGGRPLEDLGSLSAVAFDKTGTLTEGKPRLTNAIPYREIPKEELLTVAIAVEELSDHPLASAIIEGGKKELADKEIPEAQNLEALTARGIKAQLQGQIVHIGNRRLFKELTGEDIPRELDKKMAELEAGGHTTMIVHRDKQYLGIISVMDVARPEAKATLTALKGVGIKRMIMLTGDNQKVADAVAKDIGITDPMGSLLPEDKVAAIEKLKEEGEVAMVGDGVNDAPAMAKSTVGIAMGAAGSDVALETADIALMADKLDNLPFAIGLSRKAKRIIKQNLWLSLGMVVILIPLTISGIADIGPAVVAHEGSTLVVVANALRLLAYQKSS